A DNA window from Daucus carota subsp. sativus chromosome 3, DH1 v3.0, whole genome shotgun sequence contains the following coding sequences:
- the LOC108214730 gene encoding prohibitin-3, mitochondrial: MANQAAMSFLSNIARAAFGLGVAASALNASLYTVDGGQRAVLMDRLRGVLDVPVGEGTHFLIPFLQTPNIFDIRTKPHTFSSVSGTKDLQMVNLTLRVLSRPLESKLPTIYKELGLEYDEKVLPSIGNEILKSVVAQFNADQLLTERPKVSALVRDSLTTRAKDFNIVLDDVAITHLSYGNEFSKAVEQKQVAQQEAERSKYVVAKAEQERRAAIIRAEGESESAKLISDATKESGMGLIELRKIEAQREIAATMARNPNVAYLPNGNSNLLLGLNAAGR; the protein is encoded by the coding sequence ATGGCTAATCAAGCTGCGATGTCGTTTCTCTCCAACATAGCCCGCGCCGCCTTCGGCCTCGGCGTCGCCGCCAGCGCCCTTAACGCCTCTCTCTACACCGTCGACGGCGGCCAGCGCGCCGTCCTCATGGACCGTCTCCGAGGAGTCCTCGACGTCCCCGTCGGCGAAGGCACTCACTTTCTCATCCCCTTCCTTCAAACCCCTAACATCTTCGATATCCGCACCAAGCCCCACACTTTCTCCTCCGTCTCCGGCACCAAAGATCTCCAAATGGTTAATCTCACTCTTCGGGTCTTATCGAGACCCTTGGAGTCCAAATTGCCTACAATTTACAAGGAATTAGGTCTCGAGTATGACGAGAAAGTGCTTCCTTCTATTggaaatgagattttgaagtcaGTTGTGGCGCAATTCAATGCGGATCAGTTGTTGACTGAGAGGCCTAAGGTGTCTGCGCTCGTGCGCGATAGTTTGACTACTAGGGCTAAGGATTTTAATATTGTGCTCGATGATGTGGCGATTACGCATTTGTCTTATGGTAATGAGTTCTCCAAGGCGGTTGAGCAGAAGCAGGTGGCGCAGCAGGAGGCCGAGAGGTCTAAGTATGTTGTGGCAAAAGCGGAACAGGAGAGGAGGGCGGCGATTATTAGGGCAGAAGGTGAGAGTGAGAGTGCTAAGCTGATTTCCGATGCGACCAAAGAGTCTGGGATGGGGTTGATTGAGCTGAGGAAGATTGAAGCGCAGAGGGAGATTGCTGCCACCATGGCGAGGAATCCTAATGTGGCCTACTTGCCAAATGGGAACAGCAATTTGCTTCTTGGTCTCAATGCTGCTGGTCGTTGA
- the LOC108211219 gene encoding large ribosomal subunit protein mL54, giving the protein MALNCMKSLRSITIRSEVIGVLGCRTYAAGKAKKGAKAGGAADAPKKSLLTKELKSTTVVGANILKEGGDPKVLADSEYPDWLWHLLDKRPALSELRRKSTETLPYDDLKRFVKLDNRARIKENNSLKAKN; this is encoded by the coding sequence ATGGCGCTGAACTGCATGAAATCATTACGAAGCATTACCATCAGAAGTGAGGTGATTGGGGTCCTAGGCTGTAGAACATATGCTGCTGGTAAAGCAAAGAAGGGAGCAAAAGCAGGCGGAGCTGCAGATGCTCCAAAGAAGTCACTTCTCACCAAAGAGTTGAAATCCACTACAGTTGTTGGCgcgaatattctcaaggaaggaGGAGACCCTAAGGTTTTGGCAGACTCTGAGTATCCTGATTGGTTGTGGCACCTTCTCGATAAACGTCCTGCACTAAGTGAGCTACGAAGAAAAAGCACAGAAACTCTCCCATATGATGACCTCAAACGTTTTGTTAAGCTGGACAACCGAGCAAGGATAAAGGAAAACAACTCACTCAAAGCCAAGAATTAA
- the LOC108214729 gene encoding glyceraldehyde-3-phosphate dehydrogenase, cytosolic, whose product MPIKIGINGFGRIGRLVARVALQSDDVELVAVNDPFITTDYMTYMFKYDTVHGIWKKNEITVKDEKTLLFGDKPVAVFGMRNPEEIPWGQAGAEYVVESTGVFTDKDKAAAHMKGGAKKVIISAPSANAPMFVVGVNEKDYKPDIDIVSNASCTTNCLAPLAKVIHDRFGIVEGLMTTVHAMTATQKTVDGPSMKDWRGGRAASFNIIPSSTGAAKAVGKVLPSLNGKLTGMAFRVPTADVSVVDLTARLEKAATYDQIKAAIKEEASGNLKGILGYTEDDVVSSDFVGDSRSSIFDAKAGIALSDNFVKVVSWYDNEWGYSNRVVDLIRHMASAK is encoded by the exons ATGCCCATCAAGATTGGAATTAATG GTTTTGGAAGAATAGGTCGCTTGGTTGCCAGGGTGGCTCTGCAGAGTGATGATGTTGAACTTGTTGCTGTTAATGACCCTTTTATCACCACTGATTACATG ACCTATATGTTCAAGTATGATACTGTTCATGGAATCTGgaaaaagaatgaaattacgGTTAAGGATGAGAAAACTCTTCTGTTTGGTGATAAGCCTGTCGCAGTCTTTGGCATGAG GAATCCGGAGGAGATCCCGTGGGGCCAGGCCGGAGCAGAATATGTTGTTGAATCCACTGGAGTTTTTACTGACAAGGATAAAGCTGCTGCTCATATGAAg GGCGGTGCAAAGAAGGTCATCATTTCAGCTCCAAGTGCCAATGCTCCCATGTTTGTCGTGGGTGTCAACGAGAAGGATTACAAGCCGGATATCGACATTGTCTCTAATGCTAGTTGTACCACCAACTGCCTTGCTCCTTTGGCAAAG GTTATTCACGACAGATTTGGTATTGTTGAGGGTCTTATGACAACTGTGCATGCTATGACTG CAACACAAAAGACCGTTGACGGTCCATCAATGAAGGACTGGAGAGGTGGAAGAGCAGCTTCCTTCAACATTATTCCCAGCAGCACTGGTGCTGCTAAG GCTGTGGGAAAAGTTCTGCCCTCACTGAACGGAAAGTTGACTGGTATGGCGTTCCGTGTTCCCACTGCTGATGTCTCAGTGGTTGACCTCACTGCCAGGCTTGAGAAGGCTGCCACATATGATCAAATTAAGGCTGCTATCAA GGAAGAAGCCAGCGGTAATTTGAAAGGGATACTTGGTTACACCGAGGATGATGTAGTCTCAAGCGACTTTGTGGGTGATAGTAG ATCAAGCATATTTGACGCGAAGGCTGGAATTGCTTTGAGTGATAACTTTGTGAAAGTTGTCTCTTGGTATGATAATGAATGGGGCTACAG TAACCGTGTGGTCGACTTGATCCGGCATATGGCTTCGGCAAAGTAG